From one Meles meles chromosome 18, mMelMel3.1 paternal haplotype, whole genome shotgun sequence genomic stretch:
- the CASC3 gene encoding protein CASC3 yields the protein MADRRRQRASQDTEDEESGASGSDSGGSPARGGGSCSGSAGGGGSGSLPSQRGGRAGTLHLRRVESGGAKSAEESECESEDGIEGDAVLSDYESAEDSEGEEGEYSEEENSKVELKSEANDAANSSAKEEKGEEKPDTKGTVTGERQSGDGQESTEPVENKVGKKGPKHLDDDEDRKNPAYIPRKGLFFEHDLRGQTQEEEVRPKGRQRKLWKDEGRWEHDKFREDEQAPKSRQELIALYGYDIRSAHDPDDIKPRRIRKPRFGSPPQRDPNWIVERPNKSHRHQGPGGTLPPRTFINRNAAGTGRMSAPRNYSRSGGFKEGRAGFRPMEAGGQHGGRSGETVKHESNYRSRRLEQTPGRDPSPEADAQVLGSPEKEEAASEIPAAAPDTAPPAPDRPVEKKSYSRARRTRIKAGDAVKIAEEVPPPPEGLNPAPQVPETTPPPPAKTGNWEAPVDSTTSGLEQDVAQLNITEQNWSPGQPSFLQPRELRGMPNHIHMGAGPQFNRMEEMGVQGGRAKRYSSQRQRPVPEPPAPPVHISIMEGHYYDPLQFQGPIYTHGDSPAPLPPQGMIVQPEMHLPHPGLHPHQTAAPLPNPGLYPPPVSMSPGQPPPQQLLAPTYFSAPGVMNFGNPSYPYAPGALPPPPPPHLYPNTQAPSQVYGGVTYYNPAQQQVQPKPSPPRRTPQPVTIKPPPPEVVSRGSS from the exons ATGGCGGATCGGCGGCGGCAGCGCGCTTCGCAGGACACGGAGGACGAGGAGTCTGGTGCTTCGGGCTCGGACAGCGGCGGCTCCCCGGCGCGGGGCGGCGGGAGCTGCAGCGGTAGTGCTGGAGGCGGTGGCAGCGGCTCTCTGCCTTCCCAGCGCGGAGGCCGAGCGGGGACCCTTCATCTGCGGCGGGTGGAGAGCGGGGGGGCTAAGAGCGCTGAGGAGTCGGAATGT GAGAGTGAAGATGGCATCGAGGGCGATG ctGTGCTGTCGGATTATGAAAGTGCAGAAGACTCTGAA GGTGAAGAAGGGGAATACAGTGAAGAGGAAAACTCCAAAGTGGAGCTGAAATCAGAAGCCAATGATGCTGCTAATTCTtcagcaaaagaagagaaaggagaagaaaagcccGACACCAAAGGCACTGTGactggagagaggcagagtggagATGGACAG GAGAGCACAGAACCTGTAGAAAACAAAGTGGGTAAAAAGGGCCCTAAGCATTTGGATGATGATGAAGATCGGAAGAACCCAGCATACATACCCCGGAAAGGGCTTTTCTTTGAGCATGATCTTCGAGGACAAACTCAGGAGGAGGAAGTCAG ACCCAAGGGGCGTCAGCGAAAGCTCTGGAAGGATGAGGGTCGCTGGGAACATGACAAGTTCCGGGAAGATGAACAAGCTCCAAAGTCCCGACAGGAGCTCATTGCCCTTTATGGCTATGATAtccgctcagctcatgatcccgatGACATCAAACCCCGAAGAATCCGGAAGCCTAG gtttggGAGTCCTCCACAAAGAGATCCAAACTGGATTGTTGAGCGACCAAACAAGTCCCATCGCCACCAGGGTCCTGGGGGCACCCTACCACCAAGGACATTTATCAATAGGAATGCTGCAGGGACTGGCCGAATGTCTGCTCCTAGGAATTACTCTCGATCTGGGGGCTTCAAGGAAGGTCGTGCTGGTTTTAGGCCTATGGAGGCTGGTGGACAGCATGGTGGTCGGTCTGGTGAGACTGTTAAACATGAAAGCAATTACCGATCACGGCGCCTAGAGCAGACTCCTGGGCGAGACCCATCTCCAGAAGCTGATGCTCAAGTGCTTGGCAGTCCCGAGAAGGAAGAGGCAGCCTCAGAGATACCAGCTGCTGCTCCCGACACTGCACCACCAGCCCCTGACAGGCCTGTTGAGAAGAAATCATACTCCCGGGCAAGAAGAACCAGAATCAAAGCTGGAGATGCAGTCAAGATTGCAGAAGAGGTGCCCCCTCCACCCGAAGGGCTAAACCCAGCACCTCAAGTCCCAGAAACGACTCCCCCTCCACCTGCTAAGACTGGAAACTGGGAGGCTCCAGTGGATTCTACAACAAGTGGACTTGAGCAAGACGTGGCACAACTAAATATAACAGAACAGAATTGGAGTCCTGGGCAGCCTTCATTCCTGCAACCACGTGAGCTTCGGG GTATGCCCAACCACATACATATGGGAGCAGGACCTCAGTTTAACCGGATGGAAGAAATG GGTGTCCAGGGTGGGCGAGCCAAACGCTATTCATCTCAGCGGCAAAGACCTGTGCCAGAGCCCCCTGCTCCTCCTGTGCACATCAGTATCATGGAGGGACATTACTATGATCCAC TGCAGTTCCAGGGACCAATCTATACCCATGGTGACAGCCCTGCCCCACTGCCTCCCCAGGGCATGATTGTGCAGCCAGAAATGCACCTTCCCCACCCAG GTTTACATCCCCACCAGACTGCAGCACCTCTGCCCAATCCGGGCCTCTATCCCCCACCAGTGTCCATGTCTCCAGGGCAACCACCACCTCAGCAGTTGCTTGCACCTACTTACTTTTCTGCTCCAGGCGTCATGAACTTTGGTAATCCCAGTTACCCTTATGCTCCAGGGGCACTGCCTCCCCCACCGCCGCCTCATCTGTATCCTAATACACAG GCCCCATCACAGGTATATGGAGGAGTGACCTACTATAATCCCGCCCAGCAGCAGGTGCAGCCaaagccctccccaccccggaGGACTCCTCAGCCAGTCACCATCAAGCCCCCACCACCTGAG GTTGTAAGCAGGGGTTCCAGTTAA